In Pedobacter sp. W3I1, one DNA window encodes the following:
- a CDS encoding rhodanese-like domain-containing protein codes for MKIEQIYTGCLAEAAYYIESDGEAAIIDPLREVGTYLKKAEKAGATIKYIFETHFHADFVSGHVDLAEKSGAEIIYGPTAKTEFKSHIAKDGEQFKIGKLTITALHTPGHTLESTTYLLSDENGKDHCVFSGDTLFIGDVGRPDLAQKGHLTMEDLAGMLYDSLNEKIKPLADDVIVYPAHGAGSACGKSMSKETFDTLGHQKEVNYALKAQTKEQFITEVTDGIMPPPQYFAKNAAINKGGVESIDEVYEKGLNALTPQQFEDTANQTGAIMLDTRDPQVFAKGFIPNSINIGLNGQFAPWVGALITDLQQPILLITDQGKEEETITRLTRVGYDSTIGYLDGGFERWTDAGKEIDTIESISAEAFETASLNGEITALDVRKPGEYEAEHLEFTLSRPLDFINDWTGEINPKATYYIHCAGGYRSMIAASILKSRGVENVIDVAGGYGAIKNTGLKRTDFACPSKAMKV; via the coding sequence ATGAAAATAGAACAAATATATACAGGATGCCTGGCAGAAGCCGCTTATTACATCGAAAGTGATGGCGAAGCTGCAATTATTGATCCGCTAAGAGAGGTTGGAACGTACTTAAAGAAAGCCGAAAAAGCAGGAGCCACCATTAAATATATTTTTGAAACGCATTTTCATGCCGATTTTGTTTCCGGACATGTAGATCTGGCGGAGAAATCAGGTGCTGAAATTATCTATGGTCCAACCGCTAAAACGGAGTTTAAATCGCACATTGCTAAAGATGGAGAGCAGTTTAAAATCGGTAAACTAACGATTACAGCATTACACACCCCTGGGCATACTTTAGAATCGACCACTTATCTGCTAAGCGATGAAAATGGAAAAGACCACTGTGTTTTTAGTGGCGATACCTTATTTATAGGTGATGTTGGTCGCCCGGATTTAGCACAGAAAGGCCATTTAACGATGGAAGATTTGGCTGGAATGCTTTACGATTCGCTAAATGAGAAAATAAAACCTTTAGCTGATGATGTAATTGTTTACCCGGCACATGGTGCGGGTTCGGCCTGTGGTAAAAGCATGAGTAAAGAAACTTTCGATACTTTGGGGCATCAAAAAGAAGTAAACTATGCTTTAAAAGCCCAAACAAAAGAACAGTTTATTACAGAAGTAACCGATGGCATTATGCCGCCGCCGCAATATTTTGCTAAAAATGCAGCCATTAATAAAGGTGGTGTAGAAAGTATTGATGAAGTTTATGAGAAAGGTTTAAACGCTTTAACGCCTCAGCAATTTGAAGATACCGCCAACCAAACTGGTGCAATTATGCTCGATACCCGCGATCCGCAGGTTTTTGCCAAAGGTTTTATCCCAAATTCGATCAATATTGGCCTTAACGGACAGTTTGCACCCTGGGTTGGTGCTTTGATTACCGATTTACAGCAACCTATTTTATTGATTACTGATCAGGGTAAAGAAGAAGAAACCATTACCCGTTTAACCCGTGTTGGATACGATAGTACCATTGGTTATTTAGATGGTGGTTTCGAAAGATGGACAGATGCCGGTAAGGAAATTGATACTATTGAATCAATCTCCGCAGAGGCATTTGAAACAGCCAGTTTAAACGGGGAAATTACAGCGCTTGATGTGCGTAAACCAGGAGAATATGAAGCAGAACATCTGGAATTTACATTGAGCCGTCCTTTAGATTTTATAAATGATTGGACAGGCGAAATCAATCCAAAAGCTACTTATTACATTCACTGTGCAGGTGGTTACCGCTCGATGATTGCCGCATCTATTTTAAAATCGCGAGGAGTAGAAAATGTAATTGATGTAGCAGGCGGTTACGGCGCAATTAAAAATACCGGTTTAAAAAGAACCGATTTCGCATGCCCAAGTAAAGCAATGAAAGTTTAA
- a CDS encoding asparaginase: protein MTKILIIYTGGTIGMINDPINGMLIPFDFEQIKENVPELSRLNYDLDVDSFNPVLDSSNMDPEIWKTLAELVYNKYDQYDGFVILHGSDTMAFTASALSFMLENLDKPVVLTGSQLPIGEIRTDAKENLITALEIAATKEDGRALFPEVCIYFDAQLFRGNRSIKYNSEKFEAFRSPNYPVLAEAGVHLQFYRNYILKAPTGELKLHTNFNSNIGVLKLYPGITPQAVQAITDSKVDAIILETFGSGNTTTAQWFLDSLRQAILNGKIIIDISQCKKGSVQLGRYETSRELLKMGVLSGYDLTFEATVTKLMFVMGLGLSIEESRKLMEESLRGELTKD from the coding sequence ATGACCAAAATACTTATAATTTATACCGGTGGTACCATCGGTATGATTAACGATCCTATAAATGGAATGTTAATTCCATTTGATTTCGAGCAGATAAAAGAAAACGTTCCCGAATTGAGTCGTTTAAATTACGATTTAGATGTGGATTCCTTCAATCCGGTATTGGATTCTTCAAACATGGATCCTGAAATATGGAAAACATTAGCAGAACTTGTTTACAATAAATATGATCAATACGATGGTTTTGTGATTCTACACGGATCTGATACCATGGCTTTTACGGCATCGGCATTGAGCTTTATGCTCGAAAATCTGGATAAACCTGTCGTTTTAACTGGATCGCAGCTTCCAATTGGCGAAATCAGAACAGATGCTAAAGAGAATTTAATTACTGCCTTGGAGATTGCAGCAACGAAAGAGGATGGAAGAGCATTGTTTCCAGAAGTATGCATTTACTTTGATGCCCAGTTATTTAGGGGTAACCGCTCTATAAAATACAACAGCGAAAAATTCGAGGCTTTCCGTTCTCCAAATTATCCGGTACTTGCCGAAGCAGGCGTTCACCTTCAGTTTTACAGGAATTATATTCTTAAAGCACCAACAGGAGAATTGAAATTACATACCAATTTTAATTCGAACATTGGTGTATTGAAATTATACCCTGGCATAACGCCACAGGCCGTTCAGGCGATAACAGATTCTAAAGTAGATGCCATTATTCTAGAAACTTTTGGTTCAGGTAACACCACAACTGCACAATGGTTTTTAGATAGTTTGCGTCAGGCTATTTTGAATGGAAAGATTATTATCGATATCTCTCAGTGTAAAAAAGGTTCTGTACAGTTAGGACGTTACGAAACCAGTAGAGAATTGCTGAAAATGGGTGTTTTAAGCGGTTACGATTTAACATTCGAAGCTACGGTAACCAAATTAATGTTTGTAATGGGCTTAGGATTATCCATAGAAGAAAGTCGTAAGTTAATGGAAGAATCGTTGCGTGGAGAGTTGACGAAGGATTAA